The sequence tggtctctcaccaacagaagctggtccaataaacaatattacctcatccaccttatctctctaatatcctgggaccgacccggctacaactacactgcatgagACTAGTAGGACAGAGAGATAGAATCATAGGGATAGAAGAGACCGCAAGGGTCATTagatagatagctagatagaggaggtgtatggggatagatagatagatagatagatagatagatagatagatagatagatagatagatctatagatagatagatagatctggcAGTTCAGGCTTCAAGCCCCCCAGTGCTCCAGCCATGGACTGTGTGCCTGCACTGTGCAGCCATCCCCTGCCTGCGGGAACAGAAGCCTGTGTTAGTGTTTACCGTCTCCTGGGTAACAGGGCATGTGGCAGGATGAACCGAGCCAGCCAGTTCTCACCCCATCTCTCCCAGCGGCAGCCACTTCTCCTGAGTGCAGCCGCAAGGAATCTCCGAGATCACCCTGCACCTCCACCGCAGCGAGCGTGTTCAGACGTGAGTTCCCAGGCCCTGCTTGtgcccttctcccccagccccctcccctttgtttcctctGCTCTTCTGTCCCATTGGCTGGGGAGTGAGCCGCTCTGGGTTTGGTCCCTGTCTAACCTTTGTAGATTCCCACCTTTTCATAGTGGGAGGAGAGAATGTGAGACCCCCATCCCCTCCAATCCCAAAGCTAGGTAGAATTCACGCAGACTTGGCTACTTGTGCCAATAgtctgcccccacacacacacacacacccaacccccCCAGCTTCAGAAACAAAgacaggctggaaattgcttcctCCCTTTCCCCGCTTTCCCCCAGTGCCCAGAAAAGCAACAATGTCTGAGGAATAGCAAACAGCAGGCAAAGCAGTGCGGGGGGGGTTGTTTCTTTCCCAGTGTTCAGCTGTCAGAGGCAGTCTGATGGTgcaggtggggtgaggagggagggggtcAGACAAAGGGATGGGAGGAGCACAGATCAGAGTCGGACAGAGCAAACTCCTGAATCAGGGAAGGGCATTTGGAAATtaacccccattgtgctaggcgctgcacgcACACAAAATGAAAAGACAGCCCCAGCACCAAAGAACTGGCATTTTGAGCATCCACtttatttcctctttttaaaaaaaaaaaaaactgtaaacaTTCAGTGTGGAGAATGCAGCAAATGTTTTGGATAAACAAGTTATAAAAGGCACCAAGTACAGGGCCCCAAATGGTATCTTCTGTGGGCCCAACGCTGGCTATAGACCTTTGCGCTTGCTGGTCAGGTAAAAGGTACTGTGTACCCTCTGTTCTCACGGAAGCCAATAAGGGATGATGACTTTATTGAGAGCTGGGGATTCAGAAATTAGACCCGAACTAGTTCTCTGATGTGGCGTTGGGGCAGATTGCGGTCTCTGGGGTGAGATATGAGACTGATGTCCCGAAGGCTTGCTCTGTGGGCATGGTGCTGTTCGCCAGGTCtcggagtggctgataagactaTGTGCTGGGCCTGGTTTTCCTGCAGTGTGGGTCAACACCAAagccagaagctgcattttccagctttgctgttcttttctttccactCTTGTGAGCATTTGTCTTGTTTTATCTTCTTATGAAACGGGATTGGACCTTCACAACAGCAGCAATAACAGCCGCTCCATcccatctcagctaacttcttctcttttcccctatGATtgccatctttgataccatctgatagactgtcaaacaaggggagGGTGGCTCCTTCGAAAAACTCTCTGCagcaaaagggaaagggaacatgcgatgttgttaaaaatgaaagccttacttaatactttacctTTCCAATGCTTTAACTATTTTCCCTtgctttctgtatctttaataaaagggttAAATGATTTGTAATGCTGGGTTTACCAAGCTGAGGTCTCTGCATACCAAACCTCAAACttcatttaaaactgtttaatgttggacagtgactggattatgttaacacctttgactctttgggcccatatgttccatctaaatcagtgtttcccaaacttgggacgccgcttgttcagggaaagcccctggcgggctgggccagttcatttacctgccacatccgcaggtccggctgatcgcagctcccagtggccgcggttcactgctccagaccaatgggagctgctgaaagcggcatgggccgagggacgtactggccactgcttccagcagctcccattggcctggagcggcaaaccgcggccagtgggagccacgataggccggacctgcggatgcgggaggtaaacaaaccagcctggcccaccaggggctttccctacacaagcggcgtcccaagtttgggaaacactgatctaaattaatacaacggGTCCAAAAGCAtagttgggggaagggagggaatggCCCTCTCTGGTTTGGAGGATAGAGAAAGATGTGCTtgatggggaagggagatggTTGGAAGACAGCAGCAGAGTAATGGTAGGTTTGTTTATTACACAAGTATGTTTAAATTTCTCCTCTCCAATATTtgacactgaaaatatttcatataTGTTGTCAAATGGAATTTAACAACAAAATTCAGCATTAAATACTGAGGGCAAATTTCTCCTCTCTATTCCACATGCAGATCTGGGTAGCATATTCTGTGCTCCCCCTGATTCTTGTATCCACCCAAGATCCTTAGATCGTGAGCTCTTGGGGGAGGGACCGTTTTTTGGTTATACATGCATACTTTCCGGTGCTCTTTTTACGACTCTGTGACCTTCAAAAGATCTGAGGCCCTTGTTTGTGTCTGTCAATTTGATGGCTGAGAAAAAACAATGGATACCCATGAGCAATGTGCTTAGTTTTAACTGCTCTAATTTCTGTTCTACAGGCACCTGACAGGGCTGTGTGTGAAACGACACTTGCTGAAGATGTAAATGCCTCTGTGTTCAGAATGTCAGTTCAGGAGCTTGCCACGCGGCTCTGCAAGGAAGGGGACCAGCACCTAGCTATGAATGAGCTGCCGCTAGCCACAGCTTTCTACATGGCTGCATTCAGCTGCAGTGCACTCCTGGCAGTGCAGAAAGTAAAGTCCCTTGGGAAGGGGCCCTGGGAGAAAGTGATAGCTACCCTGGAGACGTGGTGCACAGGCAGAAGTCAGATTCCCAGGATACACTGCAACAACTTGGCCATTGTGTCACTCAACGTGGGAATAGCTGCAGTCTTCCTATCCACCCTAAGCCCCAACAACTTGGCTTCCTCTGTATTCAAGCTGGAGGCCATGCTCAGGCAGGGGCGCTATGAAGAGGTGGTAAGCCGGTGCAATGCCCTGCTCAGCACTCATCCCAAATACtcagtggagctgctgctgacGAGGGCTTTGGCCTGGGTGCTGTCGGGGACGCAATCTGGGAACGGAGTTGTGGACTATATCCAAGCTTTCGTGACACACCGGGCTGAGACGGTGGCATATGTACGCAGCAGGCAGAGGGAACACCTGCCACTGGTGATCCAGACCTTCTCTGATTACCTCTCAGTGCACCGGGAGACGGGCCCAAATAGCAGGGCCTTGGATGGCCAGTTGGGTGACTGTTATGACTTCCTCGTTGCCGTGGCACCGAATGGCATCCAGGTATGCCAGGCACAGGCCGCGTACCTCTATGAGAAACATAAATTCGAGGAGTGTGTGGCAGTTTACAGCAAGGCTATGGAGGCCTTATCTGCTGGTAACAAGCTCGGAGATGAGAGAGCTTTGGGTGTCCTCCTAGGCCGGGCTGCTGCTTACTTCTCCTTGGGTGGGCGGACACGGGAGATGATGCAGGACTTGATAGACGCCTTCAAGATAAGCCCTGGCCAAGCGAAGCAGCACTTTGATGAGCTTTTCTCATCTTGTGACACTGAGAGCATTAAAGAACAGGCCAGAGCTGTCCTGGATGTAGAGTTTGCGGCCTACAGGGAAGCTGTGCGTACTCGGCCTGAGCTCCGAGATGATGCTGGCACAGAACTGCTTTCCCCAGTCATCCACACTCTCCAGTTCCTCATTCAGATCGCCCCAGGGTCCAGGCGTGAGCTGAGTGTCCGGCTGGCAGATTGCCAGCTGCTGAGCAGGCACGTCAACAGCGCTCTGAAGATCTGCAGCCACCTCTTGGAGTCTGACCAGAATACTTATTACAACAGCCTCCTGGTCCTGCGAGGGTTTTGTTACCTCCACGCCAATGACTGTCAGCAAGCCCTGCCGGACTTCCAGAAGGTCATCGAGCATgactccccacaccccaacagtTGTGTGAAAGCCCTGTGCGGGCGGGGACTTATCCGGATTTTGGGTGGCAGTCCTTACCTCACGGCCCTGGATTATATCACTGCCTGTCGACTGAGATTAGACGAAACCATTCTCACTGTCAAGTCCTATGTGCCCTGGAACCAAAGAGGGCTGCTCCTGAAGGTGCTCCAGGAAGAAGGGCAGAAGATACTCCAGAAAAAGCCATCTCCAAAAGGCAGCTCAGCCTTCAGGCAAAAGAAAGGAGCAGGACTGAATGGATTCCTGACAAAAGAAGGGTATGGCTTGGGCGGGTTGATTGTTCAGGTGGATGGGAATGGGATACAGACCCTTTCATGTCTAGGCCACCGATTGGTGGGAACCCAGCCTAAACTGGTAGTGGGAAAAAGCCATTAACATCTAAGGGCGGCTCAGTGTCCTTGATGAAATGAGATGGAGGGATCTCACTCTGGTTTCTCATGGAGTAGATATCCACATCACCAAAACAGTCATTTTTGGTGCTAATAGGCCCCCTCACTGGAAGTCTCAGCAGAGTTCAAGCACTGAATGGGCCATGAAGACAACTCCCCTATGCGCTCTAAAAGAGGTCCTAGCAGATCAGGGGTGAATGACTGCAGGGGAGGCTTGATTTTCTGCTATCTGTGCTGCACGTGGTTTGAGGATAAAAGAGTAAGTTCCTATCCAGGGCTGGCAGTCTGGTACCATTGGCCAATGCTAAATTAATGACTGTAACacttaaggggaaaaacaaatcaaagcagagTTAAGGCGTCTAAATCCATTTAAGCTTCTGCTCCACTTTCTCCCAGGGAGAGTGCTATAAATAAGATTAGCAGAGCTGGTTGTATTTTtcagttgatttttttaatgaaaaatggctttttgcgggggggggatgggggaaagcgGAAGGGGTTGTGaaaaattttatttctttataaattGTCGACTTTTTCAAAGATGAAttgaaaaccaaaaacatttgtgtccagttttcagtttttcagccaaagaaacaaaattgctgtaaaacattttcaaaaccactattttttttcatttctttctataTTCTTCCTGGAAAATACTCAacaattttctgaccagctctaaagaTTGGAAAAGAAATGGGTTAAAAATTTGGTGGCAAATGGAGTACCTCACTCTGACACACAGTTTGGCCTATATAATTGGGGATACTTAAGAGAAGTCTCTTATTAATAATAGCTAAGTCTATATAGCATTTTGCTtcggtagatctcaaagccctttacaaagcaggtcagtgtcattatcaattttacaaattgggaaactgaggcacagaaaggcaatGACTTCCACGTAGTCACCCAATGGCAGAGCCTGGACTAAAACCCAGATTTCCTAAGTCCCACTCCAGTGTTCTTAAAGCAGGAGGCTGTCTAACAAGGCTGTTCCCATGTACATGTGTTAGTGTTTTATAGCAATTTTTAGCGGGAGAGAGTTCTTCAACTGAGATAATACATGATTTTCTATAcctactatttttattatttgtatcgaATAGTGTCTAGGAGTCCCCATCATGGACCTGTACCTTCTTTTGGAGCCATGCTTTTACCTGTACTTATAAGCTCATTTATAAATAGGCATTTGATGAAATGTTTACAATGTGGCTCAAATGTTTAAGCGACAGGAAGTTCTCCGTTGCTGCAGTGAAGTTTGGCCGCCATTTTAGTACGGGGCTCATCCAGAGCCAGCAGCACTGTCTGACCGATAGAGAAGCTTCACCAGAACTACCATCAGTTCTTCCTTTGTTTATGCAGGGACGCCTTCGGGGTTCACCAACTGGCTTCTCTCTTGATGGAGCTGGACCCTTCTGATGAAACATCTCAGATCCTGTGTGCCGATGCCCTGTACCAGCTGGATCGGGTGGAAGAAGCTCACAGAATCCTCTTGGTAGCCCTCTCTAGGAATCCCCAGAGGTCTCCCATCCTAGCAAGGCTGGCGCTGCTGCAGCTGAAGAAAGGCTTCTTGTATGATGGGACTCAGGTAAA comes from Trachemys scripta elegans isolate TJP31775 chromosome 19, CAS_Tse_1.0, whole genome shotgun sequence and encodes:
- the TTC34 gene encoding tetratricopeptide repeat protein 34 → MSVQELATRLCKEGDQHLAMNELPLATAFYMAAFSCSALLAVQKVKSLGKGPWEKVIATLETWCTGRSQIPRIHCNNLAIVSLNVGIAAVFLSTLSPNNLASSVFKLEAMLRQGRYEEVVSRCNALLSTHPKYSVELLLTRALAWVLSGTQSGNGVVDYIQAFVTHRAETVAYVRSRQREHLPLVIQTFSDYLSVHRETGPNSRALDGQLGDCYDFLVAVAPNGIQVCQAQAAYLYEKHKFEECVAVYSKAMEALSAGNKLGDERALGVLLGRAAAYFSLGGRTREMMQDLIDAFKISPGQAKQHFDELFSSCDTESIKEQARAVLDVEFAAYREAVRTRPELRDDAGTELLSPVIHTLQFLIQIAPGSRRELSVRLADCQLLSRHVNSALKICSHLLESDQNTYYNSLLVLRGFCYLHANDCQQALPDFQKVIEHDSPHPNSCVKALCGRGLIRILGGSPYLTALDYITACRLRLDETILTVKSYVPWNQRGLLLKVLQEEGQKILQKKPSPKGSSAFRQKKGAGLNGFLTKEGDAFGVHQLASLLMELDPSDETSQILCADALYQLDRVEEAHRILLVALSRNPQRSPILARLALLQLKKGFLYDGTQLLKKVIQIGDTSCLLLIMDIFKDEDRKLMQTHCHSRAMTILKNKQGDTYVKEAIANLSFAIIASGGYAEESLLTRARCYGRLGQKKTAIFDFNAILKEDPRNIQALSGRGFIYLALNQQKEAVQDLTSALKEDAAVVIPEILSLKHEAQVLITQWLLDHCRTVLTELVANKDLPKEETFKDLIVIGGSLIKINSKEARCHILYTDILIAGGRSEDALLHLQESFGQAIADTSANARLAVLQLKRSNMLPAARSLSTLAEKGPGELGFLLNFLDAKQRQTLSQVAAQEGNALIKDHHYETALNYYSLAILTSNNNPRYLRQRAACLMHLKEYGQALKDVDKVIQKHESHGLRAQVEDHCSKGQILLSLADTEAAVQQYIRALQLDQSLALCSITNGPGRKFLAQTFHQIARHYFEIPRYEEAWKTVDYGLIIDKNNNELKKLKTRIKREASGCSVH